A window from uncultured Desulfobacter sp. encodes these proteins:
- a CDS encoding PAS domain S-box protein — protein MRIGVLSFFLVLFIAVHPGFGTTGAHSSTPPFEFWDDQGRYYGITAEYLSLISDRLQVTFEPVFKKDRTLLSWDEVLVAGRDREVDLVPGLVRTTNRDFFRYTSSYMDFPWVIITGEAHKESDNLSFFDREKKSVGIVKSSALNDRLKQQYPGLKIVPVDDSLTGLSEVSQGRLDAFVDVAAVTAYLMKKHGLKNLKMAETLNGHETHVRMGVRPDWPILVDILNKAIDSLTPAERAIIHNRWVSIEIEHHMDWKKIAAWGLPIVLIALAVLAVIIGANRRLQKEVFLRRRVEEQFRIIADYTYGAESLHDQNGRLSWISPSVKRVTGYSAQQSMQMRDYPLPIIAPEDLSKWNDVLQKSRENNPGSDIRLSIKREDGATRQVAVFWNPVFRQDGEFDSIRVSMFDITDRFKAEKAIQRKDERFHFILLAAGAVYWEYDYVKERFSYESTKFFTGYGYSDAQVPYDIDTMLEIIHPDDRERMLNAARQQRRSEIFSEDYRVQNKLNNAYFWANTSRRVLEKDENGNVLKIAGISIDITERQNLLEQIKVSQERLRILSEHTHDWQTWRNLDGQLLWSNKAMERITGYSFNEHEDTGKDFLEIVDTRDRDHLLHHYERAAQGEKGLACHIRIQRKDGRTAWLYVVFGPVFDLDGQITGITTSAKDITNLKKAEAELNAYKDHLEVLVEKRTADLVKAMKMAQDASRVKSEFLANMSHEIRPPLNAVIGFAHLLDRLSWIQPSTP, from the coding sequence ATGCGCATAGGGGTCCTCTCTTTTTTTCTGGTTTTATTCATTGCAGTGCATCCAGGTTTTGGAACGACTGGTGCTCACTCCAGTACGCCTCCTTTTGAATTTTGGGATGACCAGGGACGATACTATGGTATCACAGCAGAGTATCTCTCTCTCATTTCAGACCGGCTTCAGGTGACATTTGAACCGGTATTCAAAAAAGACAGAACCCTTTTATCCTGGGATGAGGTGCTTGTGGCAGGCCGCGACCGTGAAGTGGATCTTGTCCCCGGCTTGGTCAGGACAACAAACCGGGATTTTTTTAGATATACCAGCTCATATATGGATTTTCCGTGGGTTATTATTACAGGCGAAGCGCATAAGGAATCCGATAATCTGTCTTTTTTTGACCGTGAAAAAAAATCTGTCGGTATTGTCAAGTCCAGCGCCCTTAATGACAGGCTTAAACAACAGTATCCCGGTTTGAAAATTGTTCCGGTTGACGACTCTTTGACGGGCCTTTCCGAGGTATCCCAAGGCCGGTTGGATGCCTTTGTGGACGTTGCTGCTGTGACTGCATATCTTATGAAAAAACATGGGCTTAAAAATTTAAAAATGGCAGAGACGCTGAACGGGCATGAAACACATGTGCGTATGGGGGTCAGACCAGACTGGCCGATCCTGGTGGACATTCTCAATAAGGCCATTGATTCGTTAACCCCTGCAGAGCGTGCCATCATTCACAACCGCTGGGTCTCCATTGAGATTGAACACCATATGGACTGGAAAAAGATCGCCGCATGGGGGCTCCCCATTGTCCTTATTGCCCTGGCAGTTCTTGCGGTGATCATCGGGGCCAACCGGCGTCTGCAAAAAGAGGTCTTTTTACGGCGCAGGGTGGAAGAGCAGTTTCGTATCATTGCCGACTACACCTACGGGGCTGAAAGTCTGCATGATCAAAACGGCAGGCTGAGCTGGATCAGTCCGTCTGTGAAACGGGTGACAGGGTATTCCGCACAACAGTCCATGCAGATGCGTGATTACCCGTTGCCGATTATTGCGCCGGAAGATCTGTCCAAATGGAATGATGTGCTGCAAAAATCCCGGGAAAACAACCCCGGCAGTGATATCAGGCTCTCTATTAAGCGCGAAGATGGTGCAACGCGCCAGGTGGCTGTGTTCTGGAATCCGGTATTCAGACAAGACGGCGAATTTGATAGCATTCGTGTGAGTATGTTTGATATTACAGACCGGTTCAAGGCCGAAAAGGCAATACAAAGAAAAGACGAGCGTTTTCATTTTATCTTGCTGGCTGCCGGTGCGGTTTACTGGGAGTACGACTATGTAAAAGAACGTTTTTCTTACGAATCAACTAAATTTTTTACCGGTTACGGCTACTCAGACGCCCAGGTTCCCTACGACATAGACACGATGCTTGAAATTATTCATCCTGACGACCGTGAAAGGATGTTAAATGCAGCCCGACAGCAACGCCGGAGTGAAATTTTCAGCGAAGATTATCGCGTCCAAAACAAGCTGAACAACGCTTATTTTTGGGCGAATACCTCACGCCGGGTGTTGGAAAAGGATGAGAATGGCAACGTTCTCAAAATAGCCGGTATATCTATAGATATCACGGAAAGACAGAATCTGCTGGAGCAAATCAAGGTCTCCCAGGAGCGCTTGAGAATATTGTCCGAACATACCCATGACTGGCAGACATGGCGCAATCTTGACGGCCAGTTGCTGTGGTCCAATAAGGCTATGGAACGTATTACCGGCTATAGCTTTAACGAACACGAAGATACAGGTAAAGATTTCCTGGAAATTGTGGATACGCGTGACAGAGATCATCTGTTGCATCACTATGAACGCGCCGCCCAAGGCGAAAAAGGACTGGCGTGCCATATCCGTATTCAGCGAAAAGATGGCCGGACAGCCTGGCTGTATGTCGTATTTGGACCTGTTTTTGATCTGGACGGACAGATTACAGGCATTACCACCTCAGCCAAGGACATTACGAACCTAAAGAAAGCTGAAGCGGAGCTGAACGCATACAAGGACCATCTTGAGGTGCTGGTTGAAAAACGGACCGCGGATCTGGTAAAGGCGATGAAGATGGCCCAGGATGCATCCCGGGTGAAAAGTGAGTTTTTGGCCAACATGAGCCACGAAATCCGGCCCCCCCTCAATGCCGTTATTGGATTTGCCCACCTTCTGGACAGACTATCCTGGATTCAACCCAGCACGCCATGA
- a CDS encoding ATP-binding protein: MIEKIQSSSSLLLGVINDILDVSKLDAGKLDLESIPFNLGEVLNNVSDMISVSARQKGLEVILDIASNSPHMVVGDPLRVSQILTNLANNAVKFTDKGQLRIGCRVLGSEAERVELELFVRDSGIGLSYEHQKNLFKAFSLADSSTTRKYGGTGLGLYITKTLVEMMDGRIWVDSKPGQGATFYFTIWLKTSHTVSVQRAEADIQTCQGRVLLVENNRLCRRSTRRILEALSFQVTCVDNARACIDSLESEHHDLIKGKGKGSGKGQERVKSAPDACGHEFGLIGIVIRGTPLFRINKATKCRSAGRSEGCRWYMDSRKRGDGCGKPLLAHFG, translated from the coding sequence ATGATTGAAAAAATCCAGAGCAGTTCATCTTTGCTGCTGGGTGTTATTAACGATATCCTTGATGTCAGCAAGCTTGATGCCGGTAAGCTGGACCTTGAATCCATCCCCTTTAATCTGGGTGAGGTGCTGAACAATGTCTCGGATATGATCAGCGTCAGTGCCCGGCAAAAGGGGTTGGAGGTAATCCTGGACATCGCGTCCAATAGCCCGCATATGGTGGTCGGCGACCCGCTCAGGGTTTCCCAGATTTTGACCAATCTGGCCAATAATGCGGTAAAATTCACGGACAAGGGCCAGTTGCGCATCGGGTGCAGGGTTCTGGGCAGTGAAGCAGAAAGGGTTGAACTTGAGCTGTTTGTCCGGGACAGCGGCATTGGCCTAAGTTATGAACATCAGAAAAATTTGTTCAAGGCCTTTTCCCTGGCAGATTCTTCCACCACAAGAAAATACGGCGGCACAGGACTTGGGCTTTACATCACCAAAACCCTGGTGGAGATGATGGATGGCCGGATCTGGGTGGACAGTAAACCGGGACAGGGGGCAACCTTTTATTTCACCATATGGCTTAAAACCAGCCACACCGTTTCTGTGCAGCGCGCTGAGGCCGATATCCAAACGTGCCAGGGCAGGGTTTTGTTGGTGGAAAATAATCGTCTTTGCCGCAGAAGTACCAGGCGTATTCTTGAGGCGCTTTCTTTCCAGGTCACCTGTGTGGATAACGCCCGGGCCTGCATTGATTCCCTGGAGAGCGAACACCATGACCTGATTAAAGGGAAAGGGAAAGGGTCAGGAAAGGGTCAGGAAAGGGTCAAGTCTGCTCCTGACGCATGTGGCCATGAATTCGGGTTAATTGGGATTGTAATTCGGGGTACACCTTTGTTCCGAATAAATAAGGCCACGAAATGCCGGAGCGCAGGCAGATCAGAAGGATGCCGTTGGTACATGGATTCAAGGAAAAGAGGAGATGGATGTGGCAAGCCGCTCCTTGCTCATTTCGGATAG
- a CDS encoding class I SAM-dependent methyltransferase: MALQKETLGNDKWFAEGSQASNEVEEYYNTWGKDYEDSVKSWDYDAPEKAAALLNKYKQVDGTVCDAGCGSGLTGEALNAAGFNSIIGFDLSPDFAAVAQEKGVYEDVHIVNMHERPFRYDDNHFANLNCIGTLTYIEDVPEVVREFARITTPGGMVIFSHRTDMIDDEFTGKLEALKAENVLEEVLVSEPKPYLPGNKDFSEKIQIVYYAYRVL; encoded by the coding sequence TTGGCATTACAAAAAGAGACACTGGGCAATGACAAATGGTTTGCAGAGGGTAGCCAGGCGAGTAACGAAGTCGAAGAATATTACAACACCTGGGGCAAAGACTACGAAGATTCAGTAAAAAGCTGGGATTATGATGCGCCTGAAAAAGCCGCTGCACTGCTGAACAAATACAAGCAGGTTGACGGCACCGTATGTGACGCGGGATGCGGCAGCGGACTGACCGGTGAAGCGCTGAATGCCGCCGGGTTTAACAGCATTATCGGTTTTGACCTAAGCCCTGATTTTGCCGCCGTTGCCCAGGAAAAGGGTGTGTATGAAGATGTGCATATTGTCAATATGCATGAAAGGCCGTTCCGTTATGACGACAACCATTTTGCCAACCTGAACTGCATCGGCACGCTCACCTACATTGAAGACGTGCCTGAAGTTGTTCGTGAGTTTGCCCGGATCACCACGCCCGGCGGCATGGTCATCTTTTCCCATCGTACGGATATGATTGACGATGAATTTACCGGAAAACTTGAAGCCCTCAAGGCCGAAAACGTTCTGGAAGAAGTTTTAGTTTCCGAGCCCAAACCATACCTGCCCGGCAACAAGGATTTTTCCGAAAAAATCCAGATTGTTTACTACGCATACCGCGTATTGTAA
- a CDS encoding thiamine pyrophosphate-dependent enzyme — protein sequence MNTKRLMLGNEALAYGLLENGCQMACAYPGTPSSEILSAVVSLKKEMDLDIHAQWAVNEKVAFETAYAGAQAGLRTAVAMKQVGLNVAADPLMSSVYLGVKGGFVVISADDPGPHSSQTEQDSRLMAVMAKLPVLDPDSPAQAAELAGVAFELSEAFEIPVMLRPTTRVCHSRQSMDVEKVNIEWREAAFEKNPGRWAATPKFRLQLHKELEAKLAKIADYEATRPRRVSGTPKAGGQAIVVAGVAAANAMDIIKERNLDIPVYQVVQPFPLHKSFIKEMDAYDEVLVLEETWGVIEMQLADKGRVKGKNTGFISPAGELLPENVEERICAFTGVAYQAPQVTMMPGRRPTLCAGCPHRASFYAIKKAAPKGIFTSDIGCYTLGCNLGAVDTVTCMGAGISQAAGFSIAYAKNKKQPPVFSTIGDSTFFHSGIPGLIETVTKKIPYVLVILDNRTTAMTGHQPTPATGRDASGDPCIAVNIPDIVKGCGVRFIKTADPYDLPAFIDILKEASAYCKENGPAVVIAEHPCLLDMDRSELAASFKKVIVDKDICDGCGYCVSQFECPALGMDKESEQVCIDAGLCTGCTVCSFVCPKGALVLGNQE from the coding sequence ATGAATACAAAACGACTGATGCTGGGAAATGAAGCGCTGGCCTATGGGTTGCTGGAAAACGGCTGCCAGATGGCTTGTGCTTACCCCGGCACCCCTTCTTCGGAAATATTGTCCGCAGTTGTTTCCCTGAAAAAAGAGATGGATCTGGACATTCACGCCCAGTGGGCCGTGAACGAGAAAGTGGCCTTTGAAACCGCTTACGCAGGCGCCCAGGCAGGGCTCAGGACCGCGGTTGCCATGAAACAGGTGGGGTTGAACGTGGCGGCGGATCCCTTGATGAGCTCCGTATATTTGGGCGTGAAAGGCGGCTTTGTGGTGATCAGCGCCGATGATCCCGGCCCCCACTCCTCCCAGACCGAACAGGATTCTCGCCTGATGGCCGTTATGGCCAAACTGCCGGTGCTGGACCCCGATTCCCCGGCCCAGGCCGCCGAGCTTGCCGGTGTCGCATTTGAATTGTCCGAGGCCTTTGAGATTCCGGTGATGCTGCGCCCCACCACCCGGGTGTGCCACTCCCGCCAGAGTATGGACGTGGAAAAAGTGAACATTGAATGGCGTGAGGCCGCATTTGAGAAAAATCCGGGCAGATGGGCTGCAACCCCGAAATTCCGCCTTCAGCTGCACAAGGAACTGGAAGCCAAACTTGCCAAAATTGCAGATTATGAAGCCACCCGCCCCCGGCGGGTATCCGGAACGCCCAAAGCCGGTGGACAGGCCATTGTTGTGGCCGGCGTGGCCGCCGCCAATGCCATGGACATTATTAAGGAAAGGAATCTGGACATTCCCGTGTACCAGGTGGTTCAGCCCTTTCCCTTACACAAAAGCTTCATCAAAGAGATGGATGCCTACGATGAGGTCCTGGTGCTGGAAGAGACCTGGGGTGTCATTGAGATGCAGCTGGCTGACAAAGGCCGGGTAAAAGGAAAAAATACGGGCTTTATCTCCCCTGCCGGCGAATTGCTTCCCGAAAATGTGGAAGAACGAATCTGCGCCTTTACCGGTGTGGCGTATCAGGCTCCGCAGGTCACCATGATGCCGGGACGGCGTCCCACCCTTTGTGCCGGCTGCCCCCACCGGGCAAGTTTCTATGCCATTAAAAAGGCTGCGCCCAAGGGTATATTCACCAGTGACATCGGCTGCTACACGCTGGGCTGCAATCTGGGGGCCGTAGACACGGTGACTTGCATGGGCGCGGGTATCAGTCAGGCCGCAGGCTTTTCCATTGCCTATGCCAAAAACAAAAAGCAGCCGCCGGTTTTCTCCACCATCGGCGATTCCACCTTTTTCCATTCCGGCATTCCCGGATTGATCGAAACCGTTACCAAAAAAATCCCTTACGTTCTGGTGATTCTGGACAACCGGACCACCGCCATGACCGGCCACCAGCCCACACCGGCCACGGGCCGGGACGCTTCGGGCGACCCATGCATTGCCGTGAATATCCCTGACATTGTCAAAGGCTGCGGGGTGCGCTTCATTAAAACCGCAGACCCATATGACCTGCCGGCATTCATTGACATTCTTAAAGAGGCAAGCGCCTATTGCAAAGAAAACGGGCCGGCCGTGGTGATCGCCGAGCATCCCTGTCTGCTTGACATGGACCGGTCGGAACTTGCGGCATCCTTTAAAAAAGTAATCGTTGATAAAGATATTTGTGACGGCTGCGGATATTGCGTAAGCCAGTTTGAATGCCCGGCCCTTGGCATGGACAAAGAGAGTGAACAGGTTTGCATTGACGCAGGGCTTTGCACCGGATGTACGGTCTGTTCATTTGTCTGCCCCAAAGGCGCACTCGTACTTGGAAATCAGGAGTAA
- a CDS encoding 2-oxoacid:acceptor oxidoreductase family protein gives MSNNQQIIISGLGGQGVLFISKLLAAAAMADNLPVLTSETHGMAQRGGNVISYLKIGDFSGPLIRPATADVLIALKAESFAHHSYFLKSGGLAVVNCPDPVEDDRYRVFSGNATALAEAAGNVRSENVAMLGFFLGAMKDDDARIFNPDSLARMIKDKFQAKPAVAQNVLSLLESGMQLYEKR, from the coding sequence ATGTCAAATAATCAGCAGATTATCATTTCAGGTCTGGGTGGCCAGGGCGTTCTTTTTATCTCAAAACTTTTGGCCGCTGCTGCCATGGCTGACAATCTTCCCGTGCTCACGTCGGAGACCCACGGCATGGCCCAGCGGGGGGGAAATGTTATTTCCTATCTTAAGATCGGTGATTTTTCAGGCCCCCTGATCCGGCCTGCCACGGCAGATGTCTTGATTGCCCTGAAAGCCGAAAGTTTTGCCCACCATAGCTATTTTCTTAAGTCCGGCGGTCTGGCGGTGGTGAACTGTCCTGATCCTGTGGAAGATGACAGGTACCGGGTGTTTTCCGGAAACGCCACAGCCCTGGCTGAAGCGGCCGGAAATGTACGCAGTGAAAACGTAGCCATGCTCGGCTTTTTTCTGGGTGCCATGAAAGATGATGACGCCCGGATATTCAACCCCGACAGCCTTGCCCGTATGATTAAAGATAAGTTCCAGGCAAAACCTGCGGTGGCCCAAAATGTATTAAGCCTGCTTGAGTCAGGCATGCAACTATATGAAAAAAGGTAA
- a CDS encoding phenylacetate--CoA ligase, with protein sequence MSFIPLDITGEQIAEIQEQGLKWTVSHAYNNSPYYKEKLDGAGCTPQDIKCLGDLERLPFTDKHDFLKDYPFPLRSVPMSDIVRIHGSSGTTGKRKILCYTREDVDNWANIFARCYELAGVTNEDRVQIAVGYGLWTAGVGFQNGCERLGAMAVPLGPANVDMHIDMLLDLESTVFCSTASMALLMSEEIEKRKLTDQVKLKTIILGAERHSASMRRRIQEITGARHIHDIYGMTELYGPGTGLDCTEHAGIHYWADHFIFEVIDPVTLKPVPAGEEGELVVTTLKKQGTPLIRYRTHDVTRLIPGACPCGNPFPRHARISGRTDDMFIFRAVNIYPSQIDHILGDIDGVGSEYQIHLNQDGDGRDYMTIRVERTNGAGAGEDNGLADQVSGRIRKKLLVRSRVEIVNYGDLPRTEKKSKRVFDNRPSE encoded by the coding sequence ATGAGTTTTATTCCCTTAGATATAACCGGCGAGCAGATCGCAGAGATTCAGGAGCAGGGTCTGAAATGGACCGTCTCCCACGCTTACAACAATAGTCCTTACTACAAAGAGAAGCTCGACGGCGCCGGCTGCACGCCCCAGGATATTAAATGCCTGGGGGATCTTGAACGTCTGCCCTTTACGGACAAGCACGACTTTCTTAAGGACTATCCCTTTCCCTTACGGTCCGTGCCTATGTCCGACATTGTGCGGATTCACGGCTCTTCGGGCACCACAGGGAAAAGAAAGATCCTGTGTTATACACGCGAGGATGTGGACAACTGGGCCAATATTTTCGCCCGGTGCTATGAACTTGCCGGCGTCACCAACGAAGATCGGGTCCAGATTGCCGTGGGCTACGGGCTCTGGACGGCCGGTGTCGGGTTCCAGAACGGGTGCGAACGGCTGGGCGCCATGGCTGTGCCGCTGGGCCCTGCCAATGTGGACATGCACATTGATATGCTGTTGGATCTTGAGTCCACGGTGTTTTGTTCTACGGCGTCCATGGCCCTTCTCATGTCCGAAGAGATTGAAAAACGAAAACTTACGGATCAGGTTAAATTAAAGACCATTATATTAGGGGCCGAACGCCACAGCGCATCCATGCGCAGGCGTATCCAGGAGATCACCGGGGCCAGACATATCCATGACATCTATGGCATGACCGAGCTTTATGGTCCCGGCACCGGCCTCGACTGTACGGAACACGCAGGTATTCATTACTGGGCAGATCATTTTATTTTTGAGGTGATAGATCCGGTAACCCTGAAACCGGTACCTGCCGGGGAAGAGGGGGAGCTTGTGGTCACCACCCTGAAAAAACAGGGCACCCCGTTAATCCGTTACCGTACCCATGATGTCACCAGGCTGATCCCCGGGGCCTGCCCCTGCGGCAATCCCTTCCCCCGGCATGCCCGGATCTCGGGCCGTACCGATGACATGTTTATCTTCAGGGCCGTAAACATCTATCCCAGCCAGATTGATCACATCCTCGGCGACATTGACGGGGTGGGCAGTGAATACCAGATTCACCTGAACCAGGATGGGGACGGCAGGGACTACATGACCATCCGGGTGGAGCGTACAAATGGGGCCGGAGCCGGAGAAGACAACGGTCTGGCCGATCAGGTATCAGGCAGAATCCGTAAAAAACTGCTGGTCAGATCCCGGGTTGAAATTGTGAATTACGGTGATCTGCCCCGGACGGAAAAAAAGAGCAAGCGGGTGTTTGACAACCGCCCATCCGAATAA
- a CDS encoding TRAP transporter substrate-binding protein — protein MKKVSLFFCVLASVVLVSGITPLTAQAKVSLNYANFPPAPTFPCVQMERWKTEIEKRTDGAVQVNTFPGGTLLGAKDMMDGVINGQADIGCICMAYQPGRFTVTNATSLPLDIPDAKTGSLVLLDLYNKYQPKAFDQVKVLTMFVTAPANIMSKAPVAELSDLKGLDLRASGGAAQILKSWGANQVGMPMSDTPEALQKGVVKGVFSSLEVMKDLKFAEICKYITITDTVIYPFAVIMNKNAWNKLPENVKQVMDGMIEEQAAWTGEYMDQHVSDAIAWSKNEHQVEVITLSAEQKAQWNAPLAPITESWIKTAEEDGLPGGQIVKDIKEFIVKRTAE, from the coding sequence ATGAAAAAAGTCTCATTATTTTTCTGTGTTCTGGCATCGGTCGTCCTGGTTTCCGGTATCACCCCTTTAACGGCACAGGCCAAAGTCAGCCTGAACTATGCAAATTTCCCTCCTGCGCCCACCTTTCCCTGCGTCCAGATGGAACGCTGGAAAACCGAAATTGAAAAACGTACGGACGGTGCCGTACAGGTCAACACCTTTCCCGGCGGCACGCTTCTGGGCGCAAAAGATATGATGGACGGGGTGATCAACGGCCAGGCCGACATCGGCTGTATCTGCATGGCGTACCAGCCCGGCCGGTTTACCGTGACCAATGCCACAAGTCTGCCCCTGGATATTCCCGATGCCAAAACCGGCAGCCTGGTGCTTCTGGACCTGTACAACAAATACCAGCCCAAGGCCTTTGACCAGGTCAAGGTGCTGACCATGTTTGTCACCGCCCCTGCTAACATTATGTCCAAGGCACCCGTGGCCGAGTTGTCCGATCTTAAGGGACTGGATCTGCGTGCATCCGGCGGTGCAGCCCAGATTCTCAAATCCTGGGGTGCCAACCAGGTGGGTATGCCCATGTCCGACACCCCCGAAGCCCTGCAAAAAGGCGTGGTTAAGGGCGTCTTTTCATCTCTGGAGGTGATGAAGGATCTTAAATTTGCTGAAATCTGCAAATACATCACCATCACCGATACCGTAATCTATCCCTTTGCCGTCATCATGAATAAAAACGCCTGGAATAAACTGCCGGAGAACGTCAAACAGGTCATGGACGGTATGATTGAAGAACAGGCCGCCTGGACCGGTGAATACATGGACCAGCACGTCAGCGATGCCATTGCCTGGTCAAAAAACGAACACCAGGTCGAAGTGATCACTTTGTCTGCCGAACAAAAGGCCCAGTGGAATGCGCCCCTTGCCCCCATTACCGAAAGCTGGATTAAAACGGCCGAAGAGGATGGCCTGCCCGGCGGCCAGATTGTAAAAGATATTAAAGAATTTATTGTAAAGCGCACCGCAGAATAG
- a CDS encoding TRAP transporter small permease, protein METIERISDALNRCAGVLAGIILMFMILLTMGNIVLRRVWVPIRGTYEMMGFAGAVITALAMGFTQKKREHIHVDILISRFPRRVKKIVFAVNNVLCTLFFLMAAWFVGRRGMTLLETGEVSETLRMAYYPFAFVVAFGCFLLAAMLFIDLLKLFLQKDPK, encoded by the coding sequence ATGGAAACCATTGAAAGAATAAGCGACGCCCTTAACCGGTGCGCCGGGGTCCTTGCCGGGATCATACTAATGTTCATGATCCTTTTGACCATGGGCAATATTGTCCTGCGCAGGGTCTGGGTACCCATCCGGGGCACCTATGAAATGATGGGCTTTGCCGGGGCCGTGATCACGGCCCTTGCCATGGGGTTTACCCAGAAAAAAAGAGAGCATATCCATGTGGATATTCTGATCAGCCGGTTTCCCCGACGTGTCAAAAAGATCGTATTTGCCGTGAACAATGTGTTATGCACCCTTTTTTTCCTGATGGCCGCCTGGTTTGTGGGCCGCCGGGGCATGACATTGCTTGAAACCGGGGAGGTCTCTGAAACCCTTAGAATGGCCTACTATCCCTTTGCTTTTGTGGTGGCATTCGGCTGTTTTCTGCTGGCGGCCATGCTCTTTATTGATCTGCTTAAACTGTTTTTGCAAAAGGATCCAAAATGA
- a CDS encoding TRAP transporter large permease produces the protein MSLTLVGIFGIAVLMVLLFVFGMPVGFAMALVGFGGFSYIINLNAGVNMVSQEFWSVFSKYGLTVIPLFVFMGQIAFYSGVNERLYKAAYKWVGHIRGGIAMATIMACAAFAAICGSNTATAATMTTVAFPQMSNFRYKPLLSCGSIACGSTLGVVIPPSVVLIIIGLSTEQSIARLFYGGIGAGILLCLLMLLTVYVVCRLNPDWGPAGPRSGVGERIRSLSGAVEMLILFLLIMTGLYAGYFTPSEAGGAGAFFAVAISLVQRTLSWENFKKAIMDTLRVSCMVIMLIAGAMILGKFLTITRIPFNMASWVAGLNVPDPVILAVIFGMYAIGGAIMDALALLLITIPIFFPVAAQMGCDPIWFAVLITVVTTLGAVTPPVGATTYVVAGMAKGSTLNEVFKGVTFFLPAYLFCIVLLMVFPWIITFLPGLL, from the coding sequence ATGAGCCTGACCCTGGTGGGCATCTTCGGGATTGCCGTTTTGATGGTGCTGTTGTTTGTATTCGGCATGCCCGTGGGCTTTGCCATGGCCCTGGTGGGTTTTGGAGGATTTTCATATATTATCAACCTCAACGCCGGTGTAAACATGGTCAGCCAGGAGTTCTGGTCGGTGTTTTCCAAATACGGGCTCACCGTAATTCCTTTGTTTGTGTTCATGGGGCAGATCGCATTTTATTCCGGGGTCAATGAACGCTTGTACAAGGCGGCGTACAAGTGGGTCGGTCACATCCGGGGCGGCATTGCCATGGCCACCATTATGGCCTGCGCTGCCTTTGCCGCCATCTGCGGGTCCAATACGGCCACGGCCGCCACCATGACCACGGTGGCATTTCCCCAGATGTCCAATTTCAGGTATAAGCCCTTGCTCTCCTGCGGGTCCATTGCCTGCGGGTCCACGTTGGGCGTTGTGATTCCGCCGTCCGTGGTGCTGATCATCATCGGCCTTTCCACGGAACAGTCCATTGCCCGGCTTTTTTACGGCGGTATCGGGGCCGGCATTTTGTTGTGCCTGCTGATGCTGCTGACGGTGTATGTGGTCTGCCGGCTGAATCCCGATTGGGGGCCGGCAGGTCCCAGGTCGGGTGTTGGGGAACGCATCCGGTCCCTCTCCGGTGCCGTTGAGATGCTGATTCTGTTTTTATTGATCATGACCGGGCTCTATGCCGGATACTTTACTCCGTCGGAAGCGGGCGGGGCAGGGGCCTTTTTTGCCGTGGCCATCAGTTTGGTCCAGCGGACCCTTTCCTGGGAAAATTTTAAAAAGGCCATCATGGATACCCTTCGGGTCTCCTGCATGGTCATCATGCTTATTGCAGGGGCCATGATTCTGGGCAAATTTTTAACCATCACCCGTATCCCGTTTAACATGGCATCGTGGGTGGCGGGCCTCAATGTGCCTGACCCCGTCATCCTGGCCGTCATTTTCGGCATGTATGCCATTGGCGGTGCCATCATGGATGCCCTGGCTCTCTTGTTGATCACCATCCCCATCTTTTTCCCGGTAGCCGCCCAGATGGGCTGCGACCCCATCTGGTTTGCCGTGCTGATTACCGTGGTGACGACCCTTGGCGCCGTTACGCCGCCTGTGGGTGCCACCACCTACGTGGTGGCGGGCATGGCCAAGGGCAGCACCTTGAATGAGGTGTTCAAAGGGGTGACCTTTTTTCTGCCGGCGTACCTGTTCTGCATTGTTCTGCTTATGGTTTTTCCATGGATTATCACCTTTCTGCCGGGGCTGCTGTAA